The Tachyglossus aculeatus isolate mTacAcu1 chromosome 15, mTacAcu1.pri, whole genome shotgun sequence DNA window GCGATTCCCTCCAACGTCCGTGCTTGCCTCGGCGAGATTTTTTAAGTCCCGTTCCGGAATGTCCGATGCGAGGAGTCTTGTTGGTCCTCAGCTGAGAAGTCTGGGTCACTAGTCTGAAGATGGCGGTAGTGCAGTAGAGAAGCGTCttggttttctacttccttcTGTCGGGTTCTCTCGTCGCCTTTCACTTCAGTGTCTTTTAGAAAGAAAATCAGTGTCCCGGAATACGTTCGCCTGTTCCGCCTGGtgatttttgttctgttttgtgttTCCCGCCCCCGGGCTTAGGGCCTGGTGAGCTGCGTGTACACGGGCTGATCCCAGTGAGGACTGGAGgcttgggggatggaggggacacCGGCTGTGTCCGCAATGGGGGTGTACATGGGCCGCTGAGAGGTGTTCATGTAGGTGAATGTGGAATAGAGCCCGGAACCCTGTCCCGCCGCGTGACTGTAGTACGAGTTGGAGCTCTGGTGGTCTGTGTAGTCGTATTGGGAGCGGGTGATGGTGGGATACGAGGGACTGTAGTGGGGAAGGTTGAAGGGACTGTAGTTGATCTGCTGGGGAGAGTGCTGTTGCTGCTCGCTGTAGTGACTGGGGCTCAGTTGTTCCGTCTTGATGTGTGTTCGCTGTTGAGCTTGTCCCTGCTCGCTGCTCAGCGTGGTCAGTGTAGGGTGCTGGGCCTGCTGAGACGGCggctgctgttgttgctgctgctgctgttgcgggGACTGCTGCGGTTGCGGCTGCGGTTGCGGCTGCGGCTGCTGCTTGGACAACCACACGTGGCCCGAACTGGCCGGAGGGGCCGAGCCGCCGATGCCGTAGCCGCCCGTGTAGGTCACCTGGCCCGGTTGGCCGTGGGCGGCGGGGACCCCGGGATGACCGTTCGGGGGGAGGTACTGGTCGAACTCGTTGACGTCGAAGGTCTCGATGTTGGAGATGACGTCGCTGCTCAGCTCCCCGATATCCACGTCTCGGAAGTCGATGGGGGGCTGCCTGCCCCCCTCCTGAAGGGGGCGCCCTTCTCGCTTCAGGTCGGCCTTGCCCGGCTGGACGTCGGTTTTGGGGGTGGTCGGGGGAGTGGGTGGGCCCTGGGACTGTCCTGGAGAGGGCAGGGACAAGCAGAGACAAGGCAGGGTCAGTTGGCCGAACGCTAGCTCGctgccgcattgtactttccaagcgcttagtacagctttctgcacacagcactcaataaatatgatcgaatgaattgaatgaatgcctgccccTAAACTGGCCCTGACACACCCCTAAATCGTCCAGCCGATCATGTCTGGCTTTGgacaagagaggaagaaagaggaaaatgagaggaAGCATCTCAAACTGATTGGCAGAAATACCGGTACACGTGAAAGAACtgagaactctctctctctctgtctctctctcactcactaaATGCTGAAGGTCATAGGATTTTGGGAAGAAAGTCCATGCATTTTAGGATTCAGGCAGCTCTGGTGGTTGACTTGGGGGTCGGGTGTAAGCCCgtaatgggcaggggatgtgtctgttaattccgttgtcctctcccaagcatttagtaccatgctctgcccagtgtaagtgctcaatatatacgatggatggatggggAGCTTCTGAAATCCCAGGGATGCTCAGTGTCACCGTTCAGCAGGGATGCTTGTGTGAAGGTCAGAGGCAGGGGGCTAGCtaaagatggggtggggagggggggcttccACTGATGAAGATGGGCAGCCtggagtgggggggtgggggtgggtataagcttgttatgggcagggagtgtgtctgccaattatgttgtcctcttccaagcacttagtactatgctcttcaaggagtaagtgcccaataaatacgatggatagaTGGGTAGCATCTGGAACCCCCGGAATACTGAGTGTTGGGGTTCAGCAGGGATGCTTGCgtgaaggccagaggcaggggactGACTGCCCTGTCCATGTTTGCTCCGTGTGGGAGGGCAACGAGGGGCTTACCCGAGTGCTCCCCGGGGGAGTGGACCTCACTCATGccggaggaggagtggggggagtcGGCCTGGAGCGCTTTGAAGATGGCGTTGGGCGAGATGTGGGTCTGCTCGGCGCCGTCCTCTGGCTCAGCCTGTCCGTTTTTGACCGATTTCCTCCTGCGGGGCTGGTACTTGTAGTCGGGATGGTCTTTCTTGTGCTGCACTCTCAGCCTCTCCGCCTCCTCCACGAAGGGTCGCTTTTCACTCTCGTTCAGCAGCCTGGGGAAACCgagacagaggaaggagggggcaaaggtcAAGGACGAGTTGGCTGGGGCTTCGCTTCCAGGGTGCCAAGGAGCTCCCTTGGGTTCATCGCACGGTTGGCCCGTACCTCCCCAGCCtggcttgaatttttttttcccctctctccctccccagtcgGATCCAAGAGACCTCttgagcccctcctcccctcacacctccaatctccccttccccctcctccaccgtTGCAAAGTAGCAATTAGTGCAGAAAAGTTTGGGGGTCCAGTGGTCTCCAATCAAGGCGGCCTTCattctccccccccttcccccgctttggggacccccgcccctccctcccattcctacCATCTCCTTTCAGCCCTCTTGCAAATCCGTCACACAGGGGGCCAAAGGGAGATACTGCGccctgagactcagtttccccagaacGTGCCGAACACGCGTCGCCCCAGGGCTGgaagcggcgggggggggggtcgcccCAGACacccacctcacccccacctctgTGTGTGAGcgggacacacacagacacacacacccagacacagacacacacaaacacactctctccaGCGCTTTGCCAAACTGTCCCCTTAGCTGCGTCCACCCGGCGATTACGgacgaggagggagggggagagcccaGGTTTGCAGGTCGAAGACCGAGGCACCccgagagaggggggagaaagggggagcagggggggagggggtctcctcttctacctccagaGCTGGCTCAGAGCCCTGCCAAATTGCCCCCTTAGCTGCGCCCACCCGGAGATTACGCACAGGGAGAAAAGGAGATCTCGGGGAGCTCAGGTTTGCAGGACAAAGCCCGAAGCACcccgaggaggaggggggaaaagggggagcaggaggaggagagggtctcCTCTCCTACTTCCAGAGATGGCTCAGTGCCCTGCCAAATCGCCCCCTAAATTGCGCCCACCCGAGGATTACGcacaaggagagagggggagagcccAGATTTGCAGGGCAAAGCCCGAAGCACCCcaacagggaggaggaaaagggggaccaggagagggggtctcctcttctacctctagAGTTGGCTCAGAGCCCTGCCAAATCGCCCCCTTAGCTGCTCCCACCCGAGGATCACGcacaaggagagagggggagagcccAGGTTTGCAGGGCAAAACCCGAAGCAccccgagagggagggggaaaagggggagcaaGCGGGCGGGAGGgggtctcctctccttcctccagacCTGGCTCAGAGCCCTGCCAGCTCTCCCCCTTAGCTGCGCCCACCGGAGGATCACGcacaaggagagagagggagagcccaGGTTtccgggggaaaagggggagcaaGCGGGGGAGGGGGTCTCCTCTCCTACCTCCAGAGCTGGCTCAGAGCCCTGCCAAATCTCCCCCTTAGCTGCGCCCACCCGAGGATCACGcgcgaggagagagggggagagcccAGGTTTGCAGGGCAAAGCGGCCCGAGAGGGAtagagggatgggggagcaggagggggggagggaaaggaggggcaggggcaggggaggggggtctcCTCTCGTACCTCCAGAGCTTGCCCAGCGTCTTGCTGAGCTCGGCGTTATGCAGGTGCGGGTACTGGTCTGCCAGCTTTCTGCGCGCCGCCTGGGCCCACACCATGAAGGCGTTCATGGGCCGCTTGACGTGCGGCTTGTTCTTGCTGGAGCCGTTGACCCTGACGGGCATGGGCACCAGGGTCCAGTCGTAGCCCTTGAGCACCTGGCTGACCGCCTCCCGGATGCACACGGGGAACTTGTCCTCCTCGCTCTCCTTCTTCAGGTCGGGCTCGCCCTTGGAGAAGGTGTTGTCCTGGGGCCTGGTGTTCTCCGTGTCCGAGCCCGAGCCGGACGGGCAGGGGGAGCCGGCCGAGTCCTCCGacatggtggggctgggggccgcgGACatgcccttctcctgctcctcggTCATCTTCACGAAGGGGTCCAGGAGATTCATGCGAGAGCCCgggcgggggcagaggggagggacgaCAAAAGGGCAGCGAGAAAAGGACCGGCCCGGACCTCGGGGTGGCCGGGCGGGACCCTCCTGCCTCGATTTCCCCCCCGTCGGAGGCGGGGAGCCTGGACCACCCGAGCCCCCTGCCGAGGTGTGACTTGGGGGGGCGGTGGTCCGGGAAGGTCCAGCCCGGAGCCGACGAGGAAATCAAAAGTCGgagcaggaaagaggaggggaaaaagtgggTGCTAGttccccccttctctccaaagggggaaaaaaaactcccTGGGGGGGAAgaaatgaggggagggggaggatggcgaACCGAGACCCCCACGCACACCTAGTCCCTTGCAAGCTCTGGCTCTCCAACTCCGGCTCCGGGTCGCTTTAATAAATAGTCCCCGCGGCTTAGAAACTTTGGGCCAATGGCGAGCCGCTCTCTCGGGGGCTGGCAACCAGCCGATTGGTGGAAAGTTTGGGGGGAGGGCAGTTCGGCCCCCGATTTTCAaacgaggaggggagggggcggccaagggaggagggggggagggctcGGAGAGCCGGGACAAGTCGAGGAGTGTGAGTTTGCCGCATTCTTTGTGCGGCCAGAGTTTGAGGCTATCTACAGTTGAttctctttttgtgtgtgtgtgtgtgtgtgtgtgtgtgtgtgtgtgtgtgtgtgtttgtctagaCGGCCCTTTTTTGGGGGGCTGGCTTGCATGCTTGCAGAAGGGACTTGAAGCAATGAAGCGTAACCCCTTCCCTTGAAAGAGTCCCCCTAGGGCTCCCCCTGTTTCACccggggattgggggtggggggttcacaGCCGCCCCCCGAAAGGGAGCCCACCGCTTCCCCGAGATCATCCAAATCAATCGATTAACCTGTCAAGCGCCGTCCAGGCCTgcacgatgatggcatttgttaagcgcttactatgtgcaaagcactgttctgagcgctgaagcactgttctaagcgctgcatcaACTCCTAATTTCATCGATGTTCTGCTACAGTGCGAGGGGGTGCGAGGGTTCTCGACGGACCTGTCCTGCTCTTCTGGGAGGCTACTGGGACGTATCTCGTACTTCGAAAGTCACTTgggatttttttctccctttccctcctctttccacccGCCCCCGGCCTGCGGGTCAGATCTCAGGGGTCTGAGATCTGCGACCCTTcccgggttaaaaaaaaaaaatctttcagccACTTCTCACCCCTAAACGGTCTCCCCTTTTCTCAGACCCCTAATTCTCTCATCCAGGAGAAATGGGTATCAGGCCCAGCTGGAGTGTGAGTTGGTTTCAGCTGGAAAATGCAAAACTCGCTTCAAATGAAACTTAGTGGCAGCCGATTGCTTCTGTTTTCCAACCTCCTCGCAACACCCAGGACATCCAAAAGTGTGTGGTTGTCCCTGGAGCTGGGTTTCGGGGTTTAGTTCGACAGATCTGTTGACGAGATGAGCACCAAGTCAACTCCCTTCCGAATGTCTGTTAGGGACAAGCTTCTCCGAAACCTCTCAGGGGCAGGTTTACACTTTGACGCGATATCGCCAAAGTCTGGCTAGTTCGTCATGGTAAAATCTGTTACCTTTCACAACCCTTGTCTCCTCACCGGCAATTCTTGTTCATGTGGGTTGACGCGAAACACGACAAATGAAAGCTATTCTCGCCTTTTCATTCGAAAATCACTGACATTGTTTTGAGAATCTGATAGGCGACCCTGCGTTCCTTGGAGAATCTGGTTTTCCCTGCTTCGAGAGCCTCAGATGTTGGTAGAAATTCATTCGCCCGACTTGAAACGATTTTCTTTGCACCCCCAAAAGTGCatttaaaaatgttttctttctctCAAATCAATTAGCTCGTCAGCTAAAAAGAACTCCATAAAAAGCGTATGTGCCCACGTCTCCGCTTGCACCAAGTCACTACGGCTTTCTCCAAAAATGACTGAATAGTATTGGACTCATTGGACGGAATCTGTCTTATTGAAACCGGGGATCCTCGTAAATGTAATTGTGTGATTCATTCCGCCCTGACACATGCGGGTAAAAACGCAGAGATGGGTAGAGCTTTTATCATAGAGCTATCACCTcgtttattttattaacaatgcCAGGGAGGACTCTGACCTTATTGCGTTTTTAAATATTCTACTGAATCTCT harbors:
- the SOX9 gene encoding transcription factor SOX-9 yields the protein MNLLDPFVKMTEEQEKGMSAAPSPTMSEDSAGSPCPSGSGSDTENTRPQDNTFSKGEPDLKKESEEDKFPVCIREAVSQVLKGYDWTLVPMPVRVNGSSKNKPHVKRPMNAFMVWAQAARRKLADQYPHLHNAELSKTLGKLWRLLNESEKRPFVEEAERLRVQHKKDHPDYKYQPRRRKSVKNGQAEPEDGAEQTHISPNAIFKALQADSPHSSSGMSEVHSPGEHSGQSQGPPTPPTTPKTDVQPGKADLKREGRPLQEGGRQPPIDFRDVDIGELSSDVISNIETFDVNEFDQYLPPNGHPGVPAAHGQPGQVTYTGGYGIGGSAPPASSGHVWLSKQQPQPQPQPQPQQSPQQQQQQQQQPPSQQAQHPTLTTLSSEQGQAQQRTHIKTEQLSPSHYSEQQQHSPQQINYSPFNLPHYSPSYPTITRSQYDYTDHQSSNSYYSHAAGQGSGLYSTFTYMNTSQRPMYTPIADTAGVPSIPQASSPHWDQPVYTQLTRP